The Anabaena sp. PCC 7108 region TTACCCCAAATCTGGTTGTATTTAATTACTTCTATCACCAGTGTTCTGATTAGCTTTATTCCTTGGTTAGTGGTTATATTTAGCCATTTTCGCAAATCAGAAACTAATTGGTTACCTTCTCCCCATCATATTGAACCCATTTATCAAATTCTCATGCATTGGGTATTGATGATCATTACTCTCCCAGTGGAAAATCAGCCTCTACCAATTGCAGTTATTTGTGGTTTTTTAATGGTAATGTTTACAATTTGGGTGGGTTTAAAAGTATTTCCTAATTTAAAGTTACTCTGGTCTAATAGTACAACTCATTTATCTACATTCACTCTTTTAAGTTTTACTTTTTTTGTATTATTACAATTTTTCTTTATTGCTTATTTATTAGGTAAAGACATTACTGTTGTTCCCCGTTATAGCTTTGTCTATTATCCTAGCTTTTGCTCTCTCTTAGCAGCCAGCTCGGTAAAAATGAAAAATTCCCAAAAAAATCCCAAATTTATCTTTTTACTAGTTGGTATCGTCAGTTGTATTTTTGTTGTTAATAATTTAGCATTTCAAAAACCATTTCAACCTGAAAAAGTTGCCCAAAATATGAATCTAGATCCTGCTATACCATTGATGTTGGTGGTAGGATATGAAAGTTATCAAGATGTAGCAGCAGGATTAAGTTTTGCTTTAGCATTAGAACAACTCAGAAGTCATGAAATAAACAGCAAATTAGATCAGGATAGTTTGGCTTTTGTACATAAATATCCTGATTTTTCTGACTTAAATAACCAGCTTGCTCAAATTTCTGTTAGTAATTTATCCCAGTTGAATTTATGGTTTGTAGGTTCAGGGATGAGAAAACAAGATTACCCGCAAAAATTAACAATTACTGGGCAAATTACTTGTAATATAGAA contains the following coding sequences:
- a CDS encoding glycosyltransferase family 39 protein, yielding MRNRRIFLHYLGLASAIALGAILRFWHLGSKPLWMDEIITAIFSLGKNYYNLPLDVIFPLNQVQDIFTFQPGVSCAQIAENLANYSTHPPLFFCGMYSWLGWITVGADWVTKLRSLPALFGVAAIIAIYGLNRVAFSPTSGIMAAFFMALSPFAVYLSQEARHYSLPMFLIILSLFLLIQIQKDIFENKHLRLWIWSLWAIVNSIALYVHYFFVIAFISELATLLALIYRDKANIRKLPQIWLYLITSITSVLISFIPWLVVIFSHFRKSETNWLPSPHHIEPIYQILMHWVLMIITLPVENQPLPIAVICGFLMVMFTIWVGLKVFPNLKLLWSNSTTHLSTFTLLSFTFFVLLQFFFIAYLLGKDITVVPRYSFVYYPSFCSLLAASSVKMKNSQKNPKFIFLLVGIVSCIFVVNNLAFQKPFQPEKVAQNMNLDPAIPLMLVVGYESYQDVAAGLSFALALEQLRSHEINSKLDQDSLAFVHKYPDFSDLNNQLAQISVSNLSQLNLWFVGSGMRKQDYPQKLTITGQITCNIEPTQHYRIGQFPYQLYRCSNS